One region of Chryseobacterium muglaense genomic DNA includes:
- the rfbD gene encoding dTDP-4-dehydrorhamnose reductase, which translates to MKKILVIGSNGQLGNCIRKIAPDFENNYEFIFTDSQSLDITDENQINDFLYNQKPDFCINASAYTAVDLAEKETEKAFAVNAEGVENLAKACAEYKTVFIHVSTDYVFDGETNLDYSEDDFTSPIGVYGESKLKGEELALENNPKTIILRTSWLYSEFNKNFVKTMLNLFSQKEELGIVGDQFGQPTNANDLAEAIMNIVENPNKTFGVFHFSNYPETTWFEFAKKIAEFSKSQIKLSALTTEQYPTPARRPKRSTMCLDKIENIYKIEPKHWENSLEDCVNILSN; encoded by the coding sequence ATGAAAAAAATACTTGTTATAGGCAGTAATGGGCAATTGGGAAACTGTATCAGAAAAATTGCTCCCGATTTTGAAAATAACTATGAATTTATTTTTACAGATTCTCAGTCTTTAGATATCACAGACGAAAATCAGATTAATGATTTCTTGTATAATCAAAAACCCGACTTCTGTATCAATGCTTCAGCGTATACCGCGGTAGATCTTGCCGAAAAAGAAACTGAAAAAGCTTTTGCAGTTAATGCAGAAGGGGTAGAGAACTTGGCTAAAGCTTGTGCAGAGTACAAAACAGTATTCATTCACGTTTCTACTGATTATGTATTTGATGGCGAAACCAACTTAGATTATTCAGAAGATGATTTTACAAGTCCTATCGGTGTGTACGGAGAGTCTAAGCTGAAAGGAGAAGAATTAGCGCTAGAAAATAATCCAAAGACAATTATTCTTAGAACTTCTTGGCTGTATTCAGAGTTCAACAAAAACTTTGTGAAAACAATGCTTAACTTATTTTCGCAAAAAGAAGAATTGGGAATTGTTGGTGATCAGTTTGGGCAACCTACTAATGCTAATGACTTGGCAGAAGCTATTATGAACATTGTAGAAAACCCAAACAAAACTTTTGGAGTCTTTCATTTTTCAAATTATCCGGAAACTACATGGTTCGAATTTGCAAAAAAAATTGCCGAGTTCTCCAAATCGCAGATAAAATTAAGTGCATTGACTACAGAGCAATATCCTACTCCGGCAAGAAGGCCAAAAAGAAGTACCATGTGTCTTGATAAAATAGAAAATATCTACAAAATTGAGCCAAAACATTGGGAAAACAGTTTAGAAGATTGCGTTAACATACTTTCAAATTAA
- a CDS encoding acyl-CoA thioesterase: MEKEVSTTVKVRFSDCDPIGHLNNVKYLDYMFNAREDHVETYYGFTYEEYTKKTGCTWIAIQNEIAYLKEVKYNTQVVISSKTIEIGDRISKVEILMKSLDEKTIHAVLWVTVIYFNIKTRRSEIHPEDIKQTFGEFYVDLEQKDFQSRVKFLRSQNAKNS, translated from the coding sequence ATGGAAAAAGAAGTTTCAACAACTGTAAAAGTAAGATTCAGTGATTGTGATCCGATTGGGCATTTAAATAATGTTAAATATCTCGATTATATGTTCAATGCAAGAGAAGATCATGTAGAAACATACTACGGTTTTACTTACGAAGAATATACTAAAAAAACAGGCTGTACCTGGATAGCTATTCAAAACGAAATTGCTTACCTAAAAGAAGTAAAATACAATACTCAGGTTGTTATCAGCAGTAAAACAATAGAAATAGGAGACAGAATTTCTAAAGTAGAAATCCTGATGAAAAGCCTCGATGAGAAAACGATCCACGCGGTACTTTGGGTAACGGTAATTTATTTTAATATAAAAACAAGACGTTCCGAAATTCATCCCGAAGATATCAAACAAACTTTCGGCGAATTCTATGTTGATTTAGAGCAAAAAGACTTCCAGTCTAGAGTTAAGTTTTTAAGATCACAAAATGCAAAAAATTCATAA
- a CDS encoding OmpH family outer membrane protein, with protein sequence MKNFKTLFTLAVILLFSFSNAQKIGVIDTQYILDKMPQYKEAEARLNSQIDTWEQDIKNTQSQYEQKKSAFESEKVLLIGDQLKLREKEVLDLEKNIQTTLSLRFGKTGEINQLRANLVEPFQDQIYTALRAVIAKNGLGIVFDKNRDNVLSYEPRYDYTDKVLAVLLKGTEKEKEKKTNKK encoded by the coding sequence ATGAAAAATTTTAAAACTCTTTTCACTTTAGCGGTAATTTTGCTTTTTAGTTTTAGCAATGCTCAGAAAATAGGAGTCATAGATACCCAATATATTTTGGATAAAATGCCTCAGTATAAAGAAGCAGAAGCTAGGCTTAATTCTCAGATTGATACTTGGGAACAAGATATTAAAAACACTCAATCGCAATATGAGCAAAAAAAATCTGCTTTCGAAAGTGAAAAAGTTTTATTAATAGGGGATCAGCTTAAGCTTAGAGAAAAAGAAGTTTTAGACTTAGAAAAAAATATTCAGACCACATTAAGCTTAAGATTTGGTAAAACAGGTGAAATCAATCAGCTTCGTGCCAATTTGGTAGAGCCTTTTCAAGATCAAATATATACCGCTCTCCGTGCTGTAATTGCAAAAAACGGATTAGGTATAGTATTTGATAAAAATAGAGACAATGTTCTTTCTTATGAACCGAGATATGATTATACAGACAAAGTATTAGCTGTGTTACTAAAAGGAACTGAGAAAGAAAAAGAAAAGAAAACAAATAAAAAGTAG
- a CDS encoding OmpH family outer membrane protein: MKKLSVLFAAAMMVVSVGMAKAQKIATLDLVSVLNAMPEKKKADTDLKAFLDTKEAEIKKKGDAMQTKYALYTKEAPTKTEAENKARQEEMQKLQAEAQQMSERAQKDLAEKEKLAYAPIEKKVMDAVNKVAKANSYEYVMDVNSAGLIYKGGPDATAAVKKELGLQ, translated from the coding sequence ATGAAAAAATTAAGTGTATTATTTGCAGCAGCAATGATGGTTGTATCCGTTGGGATGGCAAAAGCGCAAAAAATTGCTACTCTAGACTTAGTAAGCGTACTTAATGCAATGCCTGAAAAGAAAAAAGCAGATACAGATCTTAAAGCTTTCCTTGATACAAAAGAGGCTGAGATAAAAAAGAAAGGAGATGCAATGCAAACAAAATATGCTTTGTATACAAAAGAAGCTCCTACAAAAACTGAAGCTGAAAATAAAGCGAGACAAGAAGAAATGCAGAAATTGCAGGCTGAAGCTCAGCAAATGAGCGAAAGAGCACAAAAAGATCTTGCTGAAAAAGAAAAATTAGCTTACGCTCCTATCGAAAAGAAAGTAATGGATGCTGTAAACAAAGTTGCAAAAGCAAACAGTTATGAGTATGTAATGGATGTAAACTCTGCAGGTCTTATCTATAAAGGTGGTCCTGATGCTACTGCAGCCGTTAAAAAAGAATTAGGTCTTCAATAA